In a single window of the Chelonia mydas isolate rCheMyd1 chromosome 8, rCheMyd1.pri.v2, whole genome shotgun sequence genome:
- the MFSD14A gene encoding hippocampus abundant transcript 1 protein isoform X5 yields the protein MNGLIQGVKGLLSFLSAPLIGALSDVWGRKSFLLLTVFFTCAPIPLMKISPWWYFAVISVSGVFAVTFSVVFAYVADITQEHERSMAYGLVSATFAASLVTSPAIGAYLGRVYGNSLVVVLATAIALLDICFILVAVPESLPEKMRPASWGAPISWEQADPFASLKKVGQDSIVLLICITVFLSYLPEAGQYSSFFLYLRQIMGFSPESVAAFIAVLGILSIIAQTVVLSLLMRSIGNKNTILLGLGFQILQLAWYGFGSEPWMMWAAGAVAAMSSITFPAVSALVSRTADADQQGVVQGMITGIRGLCNGLGPALYGFIFYIFHVELNELPMTETELGGNVATQHHSQQNSIIPGPPFLFGACSVLLALLVALFIPEHTNLNVRSSNWKKHSGSHGHPHSPQAPGEAKEPLLQDTNV from the exons ATGAATGGCCTAATCCAAGGAGTAAAG GGCTTGTTATCATTTCTCAGTGCCCCTCTCATAGGTGCTCTATCTGATGTTTGGGGACGAAAGTCCTTCTTACTCTTAACAGTATTTTTCACTTGTGCACCAATTCCATTGATGAAGATCAGCCCATG GTGGTACTTCGCTGTTATCTCTGTTTCTGGGGTTTTTGCAGTGACTTTCTCAGTGGTGTTTGCTTATGTAGCAGATATAACCCAAGAACATGAAAGAAGCATGGCCTATGGGCTG GTTTCAGCAACTTTTGCAGCAAGTTTAGTTACCAGCCCAGCTATTGGTGCCTACCTTGGTCGAGTCTATGGAAATAGCTTGGTAGTGGTCCTAGCTACAGCTATAGCTTTGTTGGacatttgttttattcttgttGCTGTACCGGAATCGCTGCCCGAGAAGATGAGGCCAGCATCATGGGGAGCACCCATTTCTTGGGAACAGGCTGACCCCTTTGCA TCACTAAAGAAAGTGGGTCAAGATTCCATAGTGCTTCTAATCTGCATAACAGTCTTTCTTTCCTACCTCCCGGAGGCAGGTCAATATTCCAGCTTCTTCCTATACCTCAGACAG ATAATGGGATTTTCACCTGAAAGCGTTGCAGCATTTATAGCAGTTCTTGGGATTCTGTCCATTATTGCACAG ACAGTAGTTTTGAGTTTACTTATGCGGTCCATTGGAAATAAAAACACCATCTTACTGGGTCTGGGATTTCAAATATTACAGCTTGCATGGTATGGTTTTGGCTCGGAGCCTTG GATGATGTGGGCAGCAGGGGCTGTTGCAGCAATGTCTAGTATTACGTTCCCAGCAGTAAGTGCACTAGTTTCACGAACTGCTGATGCTGATCAACAGG GTGTTGTTCAAGGGATGATAACAGGAATTCGAGGATTGTGTAATGGTTTGGGACCAGCACTTTATGGTTTTATATTCTACATATTCCATGTAGAATTGAATGAACTCCCAATGACTGAAACTGAGTTGGGAGGTAACGTGGCCACACAACACCATTCACAACAG aaCTCCATAATTCCTGGACCCCCATTCTTGTTTGGAGCATGCTCTGTGCTGCTGGCTTTGCTTGTTGCCTTGTTTATTCCTGAACACACCAATCTAAATGTACGGTCCAGCAATTGGAAAAAACACAGTGGCAGTCATGGTCATCCACACAGTCCACAGGCCCCTGGTGAGGCCAAAGAACCTTTATTGCAAGACACAAATGTATGA
- the MFSD14A gene encoding hippocampus abundant transcript 1 protein isoform X1, protein MTQGGKKKKRAVNRSIMLAKKIIIKDGGTPQGIGSPSVYHAVIVIFLEFFAWGLLTAPTLVVLHETFPKHTFLMNGLIQGVKGLLSFLSAPLIGALSDVWGRKSFLLLTVFFTCAPIPLMKISPWWYFAVISVSGVFAVTFSVVFAYVADITQEHERSMAYGLVSATFAASLVTSPAIGAYLGRVYGNSLVVVLATAIALLDICFILVAVPESLPEKMRPASWGAPISWEQADPFASLKKVGQDSIVLLICITVFLSYLPEAGQYSSFFLYLRQIMGFSPESVAAFIAVLGILSIIAQTVVLSLLMRSIGNKNTILLGLGFQILQLAWYGFGSEPWMMWAAGAVAAMSSITFPAVSALVSRTADADQQGVVQGMITGIRGLCNGLGPALYGFIFYIFHVELNELPMTETELGGNVATQHHSQQNSIIPGPPFLFGACSVLLALLVALFIPEHTNLNVRSSNWKKHSGSHGHPHSPQAPGEAKEPLLQDTNV, encoded by the exons cCTCAAGGAATAGGTTCGCCTAGTGTCTACCATGCTGTCATAGTGATTTTTTTGGAGTTTTTTGCTTGGGGACTTTTGACAGCACCTACTTTGGTG GTGTTACATGAAACCTTCCCAAAGCATACATTTCTAATGAATGGCCTAATCCAAGGAGTAAAG GGCTTGTTATCATTTCTCAGTGCCCCTCTCATAGGTGCTCTATCTGATGTTTGGGGACGAAAGTCCTTCTTACTCTTAACAGTATTTTTCACTTGTGCACCAATTCCATTGATGAAGATCAGCCCATG GTGGTACTTCGCTGTTATCTCTGTTTCTGGGGTTTTTGCAGTGACTTTCTCAGTGGTGTTTGCTTATGTAGCAGATATAACCCAAGAACATGAAAGAAGCATGGCCTATGGGCTG GTTTCAGCAACTTTTGCAGCAAGTTTAGTTACCAGCCCAGCTATTGGTGCCTACCTTGGTCGAGTCTATGGAAATAGCTTGGTAGTGGTCCTAGCTACAGCTATAGCTTTGTTGGacatttgttttattcttgttGCTGTACCGGAATCGCTGCCCGAGAAGATGAGGCCAGCATCATGGGGAGCACCCATTTCTTGGGAACAGGCTGACCCCTTTGCA TCACTAAAGAAAGTGGGTCAAGATTCCATAGTGCTTCTAATCTGCATAACAGTCTTTCTTTCCTACCTCCCGGAGGCAGGTCAATATTCCAGCTTCTTCCTATACCTCAGACAG ATAATGGGATTTTCACCTGAAAGCGTTGCAGCATTTATAGCAGTTCTTGGGATTCTGTCCATTATTGCACAG ACAGTAGTTTTGAGTTTACTTATGCGGTCCATTGGAAATAAAAACACCATCTTACTGGGTCTGGGATTTCAAATATTACAGCTTGCATGGTATGGTTTTGGCTCGGAGCCTTG GATGATGTGGGCAGCAGGGGCTGTTGCAGCAATGTCTAGTATTACGTTCCCAGCAGTAAGTGCACTAGTTTCACGAACTGCTGATGCTGATCAACAGG GTGTTGTTCAAGGGATGATAACAGGAATTCGAGGATTGTGTAATGGTTTGGGACCAGCACTTTATGGTTTTATATTCTACATATTCCATGTAGAATTGAATGAACTCCCAATGACTGAAACTGAGTTGGGAGGTAACGTGGCCACACAACACCATTCACAACAG aaCTCCATAATTCCTGGACCCCCATTCTTGTTTGGAGCATGCTCTGTGCTGCTGGCTTTGCTTGTTGCCTTGTTTATTCCTGAACACACCAATCTAAATGTACGGTCCAGCAATTGGAAAAAACACAGTGGCAGTCATGGTCATCCACACAGTCCACAGGCCCCTGGTGAGGCCAAAGAACCTTTATTGCAAGACACAAATGTATGA
- the MFSD14A gene encoding hippocampus abundant transcript 1 protein isoform X2 produces MGSFGLCSVSFGFHILKKNRWPQGIGSPSVYHAVIVIFLEFFAWGLLTAPTLVVLHETFPKHTFLMNGLIQGVKGLLSFLSAPLIGALSDVWGRKSFLLLTVFFTCAPIPLMKISPWWYFAVISVSGVFAVTFSVVFAYVADITQEHERSMAYGLVSATFAASLVTSPAIGAYLGRVYGNSLVVVLATAIALLDICFILVAVPESLPEKMRPASWGAPISWEQADPFASLKKVGQDSIVLLICITVFLSYLPEAGQYSSFFLYLRQIMGFSPESVAAFIAVLGILSIIAQTVVLSLLMRSIGNKNTILLGLGFQILQLAWYGFGSEPWMMWAAGAVAAMSSITFPAVSALVSRTADADQQGVVQGMITGIRGLCNGLGPALYGFIFYIFHVELNELPMTETELGGNVATQHHSQQNSIIPGPPFLFGACSVLLALLVALFIPEHTNLNVRSSNWKKHSGSHGHPHSPQAPGEAKEPLLQDTNV; encoded by the exons cCTCAAGGAATAGGTTCGCCTAGTGTCTACCATGCTGTCATAGTGATTTTTTTGGAGTTTTTTGCTTGGGGACTTTTGACAGCACCTACTTTGGTG GTGTTACATGAAACCTTCCCAAAGCATACATTTCTAATGAATGGCCTAATCCAAGGAGTAAAG GGCTTGTTATCATTTCTCAGTGCCCCTCTCATAGGTGCTCTATCTGATGTTTGGGGACGAAAGTCCTTCTTACTCTTAACAGTATTTTTCACTTGTGCACCAATTCCATTGATGAAGATCAGCCCATG GTGGTACTTCGCTGTTATCTCTGTTTCTGGGGTTTTTGCAGTGACTTTCTCAGTGGTGTTTGCTTATGTAGCAGATATAACCCAAGAACATGAAAGAAGCATGGCCTATGGGCTG GTTTCAGCAACTTTTGCAGCAAGTTTAGTTACCAGCCCAGCTATTGGTGCCTACCTTGGTCGAGTCTATGGAAATAGCTTGGTAGTGGTCCTAGCTACAGCTATAGCTTTGTTGGacatttgttttattcttgttGCTGTACCGGAATCGCTGCCCGAGAAGATGAGGCCAGCATCATGGGGAGCACCCATTTCTTGGGAACAGGCTGACCCCTTTGCA TCACTAAAGAAAGTGGGTCAAGATTCCATAGTGCTTCTAATCTGCATAACAGTCTTTCTTTCCTACCTCCCGGAGGCAGGTCAATATTCCAGCTTCTTCCTATACCTCAGACAG ATAATGGGATTTTCACCTGAAAGCGTTGCAGCATTTATAGCAGTTCTTGGGATTCTGTCCATTATTGCACAG ACAGTAGTTTTGAGTTTACTTATGCGGTCCATTGGAAATAAAAACACCATCTTACTGGGTCTGGGATTTCAAATATTACAGCTTGCATGGTATGGTTTTGGCTCGGAGCCTTG GATGATGTGGGCAGCAGGGGCTGTTGCAGCAATGTCTAGTATTACGTTCCCAGCAGTAAGTGCACTAGTTTCACGAACTGCTGATGCTGATCAACAGG GTGTTGTTCAAGGGATGATAACAGGAATTCGAGGATTGTGTAATGGTTTGGGACCAGCACTTTATGGTTTTATATTCTACATATTCCATGTAGAATTGAATGAACTCCCAATGACTGAAACTGAGTTGGGAGGTAACGTGGCCACACAACACCATTCACAACAG aaCTCCATAATTCCTGGACCCCCATTCTTGTTTGGAGCATGCTCTGTGCTGCTGGCTTTGCTTGTTGCCTTGTTTATTCCTGAACACACCAATCTAAATGTACGGTCCAGCAATTGGAAAAAACACAGTGGCAGTCATGGTCATCCACACAGTCCACAGGCCCCTGGTGAGGCCAAAGAACCTTTATTGCAAGACACAAATGTATGA
- the MFSD14A gene encoding hippocampus abundant transcript 1 protein isoform X3, with product MTQGGKKKKRAVNRSIMLAKKIIIKDGGTVLHETFPKHTFLMNGLIQGVKGLLSFLSAPLIGALSDVWGRKSFLLLTVFFTCAPIPLMKISPWWYFAVISVSGVFAVTFSVVFAYVADITQEHERSMAYGLVSATFAASLVTSPAIGAYLGRVYGNSLVVVLATAIALLDICFILVAVPESLPEKMRPASWGAPISWEQADPFASLKKVGQDSIVLLICITVFLSYLPEAGQYSSFFLYLRQIMGFSPESVAAFIAVLGILSIIAQTVVLSLLMRSIGNKNTILLGLGFQILQLAWYGFGSEPWMMWAAGAVAAMSSITFPAVSALVSRTADADQQGVVQGMITGIRGLCNGLGPALYGFIFYIFHVELNELPMTETELGGNVATQHHSQQNSIIPGPPFLFGACSVLLALLVALFIPEHTNLNVRSSNWKKHSGSHGHPHSPQAPGEAKEPLLQDTNV from the exons GTGTTACATGAAACCTTCCCAAAGCATACATTTCTAATGAATGGCCTAATCCAAGGAGTAAAG GGCTTGTTATCATTTCTCAGTGCCCCTCTCATAGGTGCTCTATCTGATGTTTGGGGACGAAAGTCCTTCTTACTCTTAACAGTATTTTTCACTTGTGCACCAATTCCATTGATGAAGATCAGCCCATG GTGGTACTTCGCTGTTATCTCTGTTTCTGGGGTTTTTGCAGTGACTTTCTCAGTGGTGTTTGCTTATGTAGCAGATATAACCCAAGAACATGAAAGAAGCATGGCCTATGGGCTG GTTTCAGCAACTTTTGCAGCAAGTTTAGTTACCAGCCCAGCTATTGGTGCCTACCTTGGTCGAGTCTATGGAAATAGCTTGGTAGTGGTCCTAGCTACAGCTATAGCTTTGTTGGacatttgttttattcttgttGCTGTACCGGAATCGCTGCCCGAGAAGATGAGGCCAGCATCATGGGGAGCACCCATTTCTTGGGAACAGGCTGACCCCTTTGCA TCACTAAAGAAAGTGGGTCAAGATTCCATAGTGCTTCTAATCTGCATAACAGTCTTTCTTTCCTACCTCCCGGAGGCAGGTCAATATTCCAGCTTCTTCCTATACCTCAGACAG ATAATGGGATTTTCACCTGAAAGCGTTGCAGCATTTATAGCAGTTCTTGGGATTCTGTCCATTATTGCACAG ACAGTAGTTTTGAGTTTACTTATGCGGTCCATTGGAAATAAAAACACCATCTTACTGGGTCTGGGATTTCAAATATTACAGCTTGCATGGTATGGTTTTGGCTCGGAGCCTTG GATGATGTGGGCAGCAGGGGCTGTTGCAGCAATGTCTAGTATTACGTTCCCAGCAGTAAGTGCACTAGTTTCACGAACTGCTGATGCTGATCAACAGG GTGTTGTTCAAGGGATGATAACAGGAATTCGAGGATTGTGTAATGGTTTGGGACCAGCACTTTATGGTTTTATATTCTACATATTCCATGTAGAATTGAATGAACTCCCAATGACTGAAACTGAGTTGGGAGGTAACGTGGCCACACAACACCATTCACAACAG aaCTCCATAATTCCTGGACCCCCATTCTTGTTTGGAGCATGCTCTGTGCTGCTGGCTTTGCTTGTTGCCTTGTTTATTCCTGAACACACCAATCTAAATGTACGGTCCAGCAATTGGAAAAAACACAGTGGCAGTCATGGTCATCCACACAGTCCACAGGCCCCTGGTGAGGCCAAAGAACCTTTATTGCAAGACACAAATGTATGA
- the MFSD14A gene encoding hippocampus abundant transcript 1 protein isoform X4, translating to MTQGGKKKKRAVNRSIMLAKKIIIKDGGTPQGIGSPSVYHAVIVIFLEFFAWGLLTAPTLVVLHETFPKHTFLMNGLIQGVKGLLSFLSAPLIGALSDVWGRKSFLLLTVFFTCAPIPLMKISPWWYFAVISVSGVFAVTFSVVFAYVADITQEHERSMAYGLVSATFAASLVTSPAIGAYLGRVYGNSLVVVLATAIALLDICFILVAVPESLPEKMRPASWGAPISWEQADPFASLKKVGQDSIVLLICITVFLSYLPEAGQYSSFFLYLRQIMGFSPESVAAFIAVLGILSIIAQTVVLSLLMRSIGNKNTILLGLGFQILQLAWYGFGSEPWMMWAAGAVAAMSSITFPAVSALVSRTADADQQGVVQGMITGIRGLCNGLGPALYGFIFYIFHVELNELPMTETELGGNVATQHHSQQTTCKLLRVSVDHLVMFPNVCSIS from the exons cCTCAAGGAATAGGTTCGCCTAGTGTCTACCATGCTGTCATAGTGATTTTTTTGGAGTTTTTTGCTTGGGGACTTTTGACAGCACCTACTTTGGTG GTGTTACATGAAACCTTCCCAAAGCATACATTTCTAATGAATGGCCTAATCCAAGGAGTAAAG GGCTTGTTATCATTTCTCAGTGCCCCTCTCATAGGTGCTCTATCTGATGTTTGGGGACGAAAGTCCTTCTTACTCTTAACAGTATTTTTCACTTGTGCACCAATTCCATTGATGAAGATCAGCCCATG GTGGTACTTCGCTGTTATCTCTGTTTCTGGGGTTTTTGCAGTGACTTTCTCAGTGGTGTTTGCTTATGTAGCAGATATAACCCAAGAACATGAAAGAAGCATGGCCTATGGGCTG GTTTCAGCAACTTTTGCAGCAAGTTTAGTTACCAGCCCAGCTATTGGTGCCTACCTTGGTCGAGTCTATGGAAATAGCTTGGTAGTGGTCCTAGCTACAGCTATAGCTTTGTTGGacatttgttttattcttgttGCTGTACCGGAATCGCTGCCCGAGAAGATGAGGCCAGCATCATGGGGAGCACCCATTTCTTGGGAACAGGCTGACCCCTTTGCA TCACTAAAGAAAGTGGGTCAAGATTCCATAGTGCTTCTAATCTGCATAACAGTCTTTCTTTCCTACCTCCCGGAGGCAGGTCAATATTCCAGCTTCTTCCTATACCTCAGACAG ATAATGGGATTTTCACCTGAAAGCGTTGCAGCATTTATAGCAGTTCTTGGGATTCTGTCCATTATTGCACAG ACAGTAGTTTTGAGTTTACTTATGCGGTCCATTGGAAATAAAAACACCATCTTACTGGGTCTGGGATTTCAAATATTACAGCTTGCATGGTATGGTTTTGGCTCGGAGCCTTG GATGATGTGGGCAGCAGGGGCTGTTGCAGCAATGTCTAGTATTACGTTCCCAGCAGTAAGTGCACTAGTTTCACGAACTGCTGATGCTGATCAACAGG GTGTTGTTCAAGGGATGATAACAGGAATTCGAGGATTGTGTAATGGTTTGGGACCAGCACTTTATGGTTTTATATTCTACATATTCCATGTAGAATTGAATGAACTCCCAATGACTGAAACTGAGTTGGGAGGTAACGTGGCCACACAACACCATTCACAACAG accacttgcaaattgctgagggtctcagtggaCCACTTAGTGATGTTTCCAAATGTTTGttccattagctaa